The segment AGGATAAATTTCATCCACCCCTAAACCTTCGGGCTCTAAAAACACCTGATGCCGTTCTTTATCCGCGAATTTAACAATTTTATCCTCGATTGACGGGCAATACCTGACGCCGGCAGCTTTAATTATGCCGGCATAAAGCGGCGAGCGGTCAAGGTTGGCCCGGATCAACTCATGCGTATCTTTATTGGTATAAGCAATGTGGCAGCAAACTTGTTTTTGCTTTATGTTTTTTGTCGAGAACGAAAACGGTTTAGGAATTAAATCGCCTTCCTGGATTATTAGATTGGAAAAATTAATGGTATGCTTATTCAGGCGCGGGCAGGTCCCGGTTTTAAAACGCAAAAGATTAAAACCTAAACTTTTCAGGTTATCCGCCAGCCCCACAGAAGCGCGTTCATTAATCCGGCCGGCGCTGAAATGTTTTAGCCCGATATGAATTAAACCGTCTAAAAATGTCCCCGGGCAAATAACTACGCATTTAGCGCCGATCTCCCCCTTATCCGTAACTACTCCCAAAACCCTGCCATCTCTAACGATTAATTTCTTTGCCTCTGCCTCTTTTACCGTTAAATTCTTCTGATGTAAAACGATGCGCCGCATATAACGGCTGTATTTATGCATATCGATCTGGGCCCGCGATGATTGCACGGCCGCGCCTTTTGAGGAATTAAGAATACGGAATTGGATTGCGCAGGCATCAGCAGTCCGGCCCATTTGTCCGCCTAAAGCATCAATCTCTTTTACTAACTGGCCCTTACCTACCCCGCCGATAGCCGGATTACAGCTCATCCTTCCGATGGAATTGATATCCAAGGTAAGCATCAGGGTTTTAGCGCCAAGCCGGGCGCAGACCAAGCTTGCTTCAATACCGGCATGGCCGGCACCGATAATAATTACATCAAAATTATTCATGGGAAATAATTAGGGACAGGTAGCCGGGGACGTGCCAAAAAGGGACACCCTTTTTAAGGGTGTCCCTTTTTGGCACGTCCCCTTAAATTTAGCACTTAGAATATCCGCAGCCATGGCATTTAACGCAGCCTTCCTCATGGCGCAGGGCGCCTCCGCAATCAGGGCACATTCCAACGATATTGACCTGCTCATCCAAATCCGATGACTGTAATTGGTCATCATGCGAATGCTTCATCGGGATAGTTGCTGATTCTGCGGCAGCCATAGCAGCTGGCTGCGTATTGATCAGCCGGCGTTCGATAACCCGGGCAATCGCATCCGCGCAAGAGAATATTCTCTGGCCCTTTTCCCAGGAGGGAGACGGGCAGCGGATATTACGCAATTGCTCAATAATAGATTTTACCTCGATATTTGCGCGAAAGGCCAAAGAAACCAGGCGGCCGGTTGCCTCAAGCTGAGACGCTGCGCAACCGCCGGCTTTACCCATCTGGGTAAATAATTCAAATGGTTTACCGTCTTCGTCGATATTTATGGTGACATAAAGATTGCCGCAGCCGGTAGAAACCTTGGTGGTCGTGCCGATAATTACTTCCGGCCGCGGGCGCGGGGCAATCTCTTTCTTAATCTCATGAATGATTCTCTCCTGCTTCTCCTTGGGCTTGCCGACATTTAACACCTGCTCTTCACGGCTCTTATCGCGGTAAATAGTTATACCTTTACAGTTTAAATCAAACGCCATAACATAAGCTTTACGCACTTCTTCAATGGTCGCCTCATGCGGAAAATTAATCGTCTTGCTTGTCGCATTGTGCACGTATTTCTGGAAAGCCGCCTGCATGCGCACATGCCATTCAGGAGCAATATCATGGCTGGTCACAAAAACCCTGCGCACATCTTCAGGAATTTCTTTAATATCTTTTATTGAAGCGCTCTCGGCAATCTTTTCCATAAGCTTGGTGCTATAGAACCCTCTTTGCCGCGCGGCCTGCTCAAACAACGGCTCTACCTCCACCAGCTTATCATTATCCATAACATTACGATAATATGACAGGGCAAATAGAGGCTCGATTCCCGAAGAGCAGGGGCCGGCGATGATGCTGATTGTCCCGGTGGGGGCAATGGTTGTCAACGTGGCGTTGCGCATCCTGCTTGAACCGTATTTTTTATCATAAATACTTCCTTCAAAAGCCGGGAATACGCCTTTATTTTTCCCCAACTCCAAGGATTTTTTATTCGCTTCCTCCAAAATAAATGACATTAATTTTTCCGCTAAGGCTACGGCCTCTTCGCTATTATAAGGAATATTCAGGCGGATCAATAAACTTGCCCAACCCATTACCCCTAAGCCAATTTTACGGGTAGCCTTGGTAGCCTTCTCGATTTCCGGAAGCGGGAATTTATTCACATCAATCAAATTATCCAGAAAATGCACCGCTAAAACCGTAACCTCTTTTAACCTGTCCCAATTAATCTCACAGCGTGTTCCAACCTTTTTACACATCTGATCCAGGTTTATCGAGCCTAAATCGCAGCTCTCATAAGGCAATAAAGGCTGTTCACCGCAGGGATTAGTGCTTTCAATCTCTCCTAATTTCGGAGTAGGGTTATACTGGTTAATCCGGTCAATAAAAATGATTCCCGGCTCGCCGTTTTTGTGCGCCTGTTTTACGATTAAATTAAACACATCTTTACTGTTAATCTTCTGCACCGGCTTATGCGTGTGCGGATCGATCAAATCATAATCCTCCCCCTTGGCAAGTCTGCGCATAAACTCGTCGGTAATGGCAACGGAGATATTAAAATTAGTAATATGATTATTGTTTTCCTTGCAGGTGATAAATTCCATAATATCCGGATGATCCACGCGCAAAATACCCATATTGGCGCCGCGGCGGGTGCCGCCTTGCTTGACCGCCTCAGTCGCCGCGTCATACACGCGCATAAATGAAATCGGCCCGCTGGCGACTCCGCCGGTAGTTTTAACTACGGCATTTTTGGGGCGCAGGCGCGAAAAATTAAAACCTGTGCCGCCGCCGGATT is part of the Candidatus Omnitrophota bacterium genome and harbors:
- a CDS encoding vitamin B12-dependent ribonucleotide reductase; protein product: MELKLSPNAVKVLERRYLRKDQEGKLIETPEQLFVRVANAIAVADKQYGVLEQDVKVLAEEFFKMMANLEFLPNSPCLMNAGKELGQLSACFTLPIEDSMESIFETLKVTSLIHKSGGGTGFNFSRLRPKNAVVKTTGGVASGPISFMRVYDAATEAVKQGGTRRGANMGILRVDHPDIMEFITCKENNNHITNFNISVAITDEFMRRLAKGEDYDLIDPHTHKPVQKINSKDVFNLIVKQAHKNGEPGIIFIDRINQYNPTPKLGEIESTNPCGEQPLLPYESCDLGSINLDQMCKKVGTRCEINWDRLKEVTVLAVHFLDNLIDVNKFPLPEIEKATKATRKIGLGVMGWASLLIRLNIPYNSEEAVALAEKLMSFILEEANKKSLELGKNKGVFPAFEGSIYDKKYGSSRMRNATLTTIAPTGTISIIAGPCSSGIEPLFALSYYRNVMDNDKLVEVEPLFEQAARQRGFYSTKLMEKIAESASIKDIKEIPEDVRRVFVTSHDIAPEWHVRMQAAFQKYVHNATSKTINFPHEATIEEVRKAYVMAFDLNCKGITIYRDKSREEQVLNVGKPKEKQERIIHEIKKEIAPRPRPEVIIGTTTKVSTGCGNLYVTINIDEDGKPFELFTQMGKAGGCAASQLEATGRLVSLAFRANIEVKSIIEQLRNIRCPSPSWEKGQRIFSCADAIARVIERRLINTQPAAMAAAESATIPMKHSHDDQLQSSDLDEQVNIVGMCPDCGGALRHEEGCVKCHGCGYSKC